One region of Catenuloplanes indicus genomic DNA includes:
- a CDS encoding zinc-binding dehydrogenase encodes MRALVVDHSRPSGVRLAEAPEPVPAADEVMVRVGAFALNNGDLATVDGSADGTVPGWEAAGHVVRAAADGSGPAVGTPVTTFGGDGGWAEFRAVGTGLLGTAPDGADLASISTVPVAASSALRALRRSGSTLGRRIMVTGATGGVGRYAIQLARLGGALPVAVTRSPERYGDELRDLGAGAVVADPADYGDTVHTVIDTVGGSLLVRAFDRLENRGVLIALGHLATEDEVFPRGALMADPRRHDRTVVSFHQFDGAPLPPDFTWLSGQLAHGVLRPSIAWRGSWEQADDAIAAMRHGTLHGKAVVVTG; translated from the coding sequence ATGCGTGCACTCGTCGTCGATCACAGCCGTCCGTCCGGAGTACGCCTGGCCGAGGCGCCGGAACCGGTGCCGGCCGCCGATGAAGTGATGGTCCGGGTGGGTGCGTTCGCGCTGAACAACGGTGACCTCGCCACCGTGGACGGCTCGGCCGACGGCACCGTTCCCGGGTGGGAGGCGGCCGGTCACGTGGTCCGGGCGGCGGCCGACGGCTCCGGTCCCGCGGTCGGCACGCCGGTCACCACGTTCGGCGGTGACGGGGGCTGGGCCGAGTTCCGCGCGGTCGGCACCGGCCTGCTCGGCACCGCGCCGGACGGCGCGGATCTCGCGTCCATCAGCACCGTTCCGGTAGCGGCCAGCAGCGCGCTGCGCGCCCTGCGCCGGAGCGGCTCGACGCTCGGCCGCCGGATCATGGTCACCGGAGCGACCGGCGGCGTCGGCCGCTACGCGATCCAGCTCGCCCGCCTGGGCGGCGCCCTGCCGGTCGCGGTGACCAGATCTCCGGAACGGTACGGCGACGAGCTCCGCGACCTCGGCGCCGGTGCCGTGGTCGCCGACCCGGCCGACTACGGCGACACCGTGCACACCGTGATCGACACCGTCGGCGGCTCGCTGCTGGTGCGCGCCTTCGACCGGCTGGAGAACCGCGGCGTGCTGATCGCGCTCGGCCATCTCGCCACCGAGGACGAGGTGTTCCCGCGCGGCGCCCTGATGGCCGATCCGCGGCGCCACGACCGCACCGTCGTCAGCTTCCACCAGTTCGACGGCGCTCCGCTGCCGCCCGACTTCACCTGGCTGAGCGGGCAACTGGCGCACGGCGTGCTGCGGCCGTCCATCGCCTGGCGAGGCTCCTGGGAACAGGCGGACGACGCGATCGCCGCGATGCGCCACGGCACCCTGCACGGCAAGGCCGTCGTCGTCACCGGCTGA
- a CDS encoding MerR family transcriptional regulator — translation MAWSTRELAELAGTTVNTVRHYHRLGLLDLPERRSNGYKQYGVPHLVCLLRIRRLVELGVPLSEIGAARLNGDVPPEVLRQVDAQLAAEIARLQKARDDIAVVLRGGVPADTPAGFESVAPRLSEADTSLIHVYTRLYDSDAMKDLRRMAEEDAGPVTAELDNLPADAGEATRRRLAEQVAPMIARNLADYPWLTDQAGRTTRNAHTTRQTFVDAVTALYNAAQIDVITRASVLAHEQLRQARAAGDDAAR, via the coding sequence GTGGCCTGGAGCACCCGGGAACTCGCCGAGCTGGCCGGTACGACGGTCAACACCGTCCGGCATTATCACCGGCTCGGCCTGCTCGACCTCCCGGAGCGCCGGTCGAACGGGTACAAGCAGTACGGCGTACCGCATCTGGTCTGCCTGTTGCGCATCCGGCGCCTGGTGGAGCTGGGGGTGCCGCTGTCCGAGATCGGCGCGGCCCGGTTGAACGGTGACGTCCCGCCGGAGGTGCTGCGCCAGGTGGACGCGCAGCTCGCGGCCGAGATCGCGCGCCTGCAGAAGGCGCGGGACGACATCGCCGTCGTCCTGCGCGGCGGCGTGCCGGCCGACACCCCGGCGGGTTTCGAGTCGGTCGCGCCGCGCCTGTCCGAGGCCGACACCTCGCTCATCCACGTCTACACCCGGCTGTACGACAGCGACGCCATGAAGGACCTGCGACGGATGGCGGAGGAGGACGCCGGCCCGGTCACCGCGGAACTGGACAACCTGCCCGCGGACGCGGGCGAGGCCACCCGCCGGCGGCTCGCCGAGCAGGTGGCCCCGATGATCGCCCGTAACCTCGCCGACTACCCGTGGCTGACCGACCAGGCCGGGCGCACGACCAGGAACGCGCACACCACCCGGCAGACGTTCGTCGACGCGGTGACCGCGCTCTACAACGCCGCCCAGATCGACGTGATCACCCGCGCCAGCGTGCTCGCCCACGAGCAGCTGCGCCAGGCCCGTGCGGCCGGGGACGACGCGGCGCGCTGA
- a CDS encoding Na+/H+ antiporter produces MEGIVDTVVLIAIAVIGAALARRLGFIAPLVLLVAGLGLSFVPGVPVVHVEPELVLVGILPPLLYVAALQTSVPAFRRALRPIMLLAVGLVVFTALLTGFLLHLLLPEVPLAACVALGAVVAPPDAVSAIAIARRIGLPRRIITLLEGESLLNDATALVLVRIAGGALTGAAIGFWEISRDVVVIAGGGLALGFVAAILAAWLHRRIEDPLLDDALSLLTPFVVVVVAETLHTSSVVAVVVAGLYLGHRIPDLLSPTSRLQMDAVWRLIVFLLEGVVFLLVGLQLRDLVGDLETGLATTVSVTALVFGAIVVLRFVWMYPATYLARLIPRVRSREERPPVGEPTVVAWAGMRGVVTLAAVLTLPASDDVPGGYPRDLFVFTAFAIIVLTLLIQGTTLPVLAHRLGVREDTGTADALAEAAVQTRATRAALEALDRHAGDAPASVVERLRAMAEHRDHGAWERLGRQDRETPSAAYRRLRHEMILAEREVFRTARNDGRIPEEVLSRAQRDLDLEESQLNRGDD; encoded by the coding sequence ATGGAAGGCATCGTGGACACGGTCGTACTGATCGCGATCGCTGTGATCGGGGCCGCGCTGGCCCGTCGGCTCGGGTTCATCGCACCGCTGGTGCTGCTGGTGGCCGGTCTCGGACTGTCCTTCGTGCCGGGCGTGCCGGTGGTGCACGTCGAGCCGGAGCTGGTGCTGGTCGGCATCCTGCCGCCGCTGCTGTACGTGGCCGCGCTGCAGACGTCGGTCCCGGCCTTCCGCCGCGCGCTGCGCCCGATCATGCTGCTCGCGGTCGGGCTGGTCGTCTTCACCGCGCTGCTCACCGGGTTCCTGCTGCATCTGCTGCTGCCGGAGGTGCCGCTGGCCGCGTGCGTCGCGCTCGGTGCCGTGGTGGCGCCGCCGGACGCGGTGTCCGCGATCGCGATCGCCCGCCGGATCGGCCTGCCCCGCCGGATCATCACGCTGCTCGAGGGCGAGAGCCTGCTCAACGACGCGACGGCGCTGGTCCTGGTCCGGATCGCCGGTGGCGCGCTGACCGGGGCGGCGATCGGCTTCTGGGAGATCAGCCGGGACGTGGTGGTGATCGCCGGCGGCGGCCTGGCGCTCGGCTTCGTGGCCGCGATCCTGGCCGCCTGGCTGCACCGGCGGATCGAGGACCCGCTGCTGGACGACGCGTTGTCGCTGCTCACCCCGTTCGTCGTGGTGGTGGTCGCGGAGACGCTGCACACCTCCAGCGTGGTCGCGGTCGTGGTGGCCGGCCTCTACCTGGGCCACCGCATCCCGGACCTGCTGTCGCCGACCTCCCGGCTGCAGATGGACGCGGTCTGGCGGCTGATCGTCTTCCTGCTCGAGGGGGTGGTCTTCCTGCTGGTCGGCCTGCAACTGCGCGACCTGGTCGGCGACCTGGAGACCGGCCTGGCCACCACGGTGAGCGTGACCGCGCTGGTGTTCGGTGCGATCGTGGTGCTCCGGTTCGTCTGGATGTACCCGGCGACCTACCTGGCGCGGCTGATCCCGCGGGTGCGCAGCCGGGAGGAGCGGCCACCGGTGGGCGAGCCGACCGTGGTGGCCTGGGCCGGGATGCGGGGGGTGGTCACGCTGGCCGCGGTGCTGACGCTGCCGGCGTCCGACGACGTGCCCGGTGGTTACCCGCGGGACCTGTTCGTCTTCACGGCCTTCGCGATCATCGTGCTGACCCTGCTGATCCAGGGCACCACGCTGCCGGTGCTGGCCCACCGGCTGGGGGTACGCGAGGACACCGGCACCGCGGACGCGCTGGCCGAGGCGGCCGTGCAGACCCGGGCCACCCGCGCCGCGCTGGAGGCGCTGGACCGGCACGCCGGCGACGCGCCGGCCTCGGTGGTGGAACGGCTCCGCGCGATGGCGGAGCACCGCGACCACGGTGCGTGGGAGCGGCTGGGCCGCCAGGACCGGGAGACGCCGTCCGCGGCGTACCGACGGCTCCGGCACGAGATGATCCTGGCGGAACGGGAGGTCTTCCGGACCGCCCGGAACGACGGGCGGATCCCGGAGGAGGTGCTCAGCCGCGCCCAGCGCGACCTGGACCTGGAGGAGTCCCAGCTGAACCGGGGCGACGACTGA
- a CDS encoding (4Fe-4S)-binding protein — protein MACEDPDRLQQIHRVRVREIDRVAPGRAPEVFDVTARPWITPDNADAAAVAAVVDRCPSGALRYTRHDGPADAPHG, from the coding sequence GTGGCGTGCGAAGACCCGGATCGGTTGCAGCAGATCCATCGCGTCCGCGTACGGGAGATCGATCGTGTCGCACCCGGACGCGCGCCGGAGGTGTTCGACGTGACGGCCCGGCCCTGGATCACCCCGGACAACGCCGACGCCGCCGCGGTGGCCGCCGTCGTGGACCGCTGCCCCAGCGGCGCGTTGCGGTACACCCGCCACGACGGCCCGGCGGACGCACCGCACGGCTGA
- a CDS encoding alpha/beta hydrolase — MVQHVSIPRGPIDLAGHLYLPDGSDAPAEPLRAVVLSTPGSSVKEQIGANYASRLAARGIAALVFDPAHQGESGGEPRDLEDPYRRGEDISYAIDALGTIPGIDPQRIGVLGICAGGGYAIHTARTDHRIRAVGAVDPGEIGASFRGFQAAGPVAALDALAQARIEETRAGRLTREQWLPDTMAEAEAAGVTDTDLLQAIRFYRTDRGHHRNSTNRRLTRSDPLLIGFDAFHLVDQLMTQPLQLVLAEHLDGTGFDSAGKRLWEMAPNPVDRMVIKGARHYEMYDVPAYVDPAVDRLAAFYTAHL, encoded by the coding sequence ATGGTTCAGCACGTCTCGATTCCGCGCGGCCCGATCGACCTCGCCGGACACCTGTACCTGCCGGACGGCTCCGACGCGCCGGCGGAGCCGCTGCGCGCCGTGGTGCTGTCGACGCCGGGGAGCAGTGTGAAGGAGCAGATCGGCGCCAACTACGCGTCGCGCCTCGCCGCCCGGGGCATCGCGGCGCTGGTCTTCGACCCCGCCCACCAGGGCGAGAGCGGTGGGGAGCCGCGCGACCTGGAGGATCCGTACCGGCGCGGTGAGGACATCTCGTACGCGATCGACGCGCTCGGCACGATCCCCGGCATCGACCCGCAGCGGATCGGCGTCCTCGGCATCTGCGCCGGTGGCGGCTACGCGATCCACACCGCACGCACCGATCACCGGATCAGGGCGGTCGGCGCGGTCGACCCCGGCGAGATCGGCGCCTCGTTCCGCGGTTTCCAGGCAGCCGGGCCGGTGGCCGCGCTGGACGCACTGGCCCAGGCCCGGATCGAGGAGACCCGTGCCGGCCGGCTGACCCGGGAGCAGTGGCTGCCCGACACCATGGCGGAGGCCGAGGCCGCCGGGGTGACCGATACCGACCTGCTGCAGGCGATCCGGTTCTACCGCACCGACCGTGGCCACCACCGGAACTCGACGAACCGCCGGCTCACCCGGAGCGACCCGCTGCTCATCGGCTTCGACGCCTTCCACCTGGTCGACCAGCTCATGACCCAGCCGCTGCAGCTCGTCCTGGCCGAGCACCTGGACGGCACCGGCTTCGACTCCGCCGGGAAACGGCTCTGGGAGATGGCGCCGAACCCGGTCGACCGCATGGTGATCAAAGGCGCCCGCCACTACGAGATGTACGACGTCCCGGCGTACGTCGACCCGGCCGTCGACCGGCTGGCCGCCTTCTACACCGCACACCTCTGA
- a CDS encoding alpha/beta fold hydrolase produces the protein MSTEAGEMMSTRDGRRLDVVVTGPAGGVPLVFHHGTPGAARPFGFLERAVHERGLRLVTFSRAGYGGSTRAPGRAVVDVAADVRDVLDRLGAPRCLVAGWSGGGPHALATAARLPERVTGALVVAGAAPYRADGLDFLAGMGADNVTEFSAAARGERELRSYLEKEAEGLRDTDAAGLIAGLSALLPPVDPAVLTGGFGVDLAAGLAEALRPGVDGWLDDDLALTGDWGFDLAEIAVPVHLWQGREDLMVPYAHGEWLAAHVPGVTAHLEPGEGHLSLLAGAFGRMLDALVTAR, from the coding sequence ATGAGTACCGAGGCAGGCGAGATGATGTCCACTCGCGACGGCCGGCGGCTGGACGTGGTGGTGACCGGCCCGGCCGGCGGCGTGCCACTGGTCTTCCACCATGGCACGCCGGGAGCGGCCCGGCCGTTCGGTTTCCTGGAGCGGGCCGTGCACGAGCGCGGCCTGCGGCTGGTGACGTTCTCCCGGGCCGGCTACGGCGGCTCCACCCGCGCGCCGGGCCGGGCCGTGGTGGACGTGGCCGCGGACGTACGGGACGTGCTCGACCGCCTCGGCGCCCCGCGCTGCCTGGTCGCGGGCTGGTCCGGTGGCGGCCCGCACGCTCTCGCGACGGCGGCGCGGCTGCCGGAGCGGGTCACGGGGGCGCTGGTGGTCGCCGGGGCCGCACCGTACCGGGCCGACGGCCTGGACTTCCTCGCCGGCATGGGTGCGGACAACGTCACGGAGTTCAGCGCGGCCGCGCGCGGCGAGCGGGAACTGCGCTCCTACCTGGAGAAGGAGGCCGAAGGGCTGCGCGACACCGACGCGGCCGGGCTGATCGCCGGGTTGTCGGCCCTGCTGCCGCCCGTGGACCCTGCCGTGCTGACCGGGGGGTTCGGCGTGGACCTGGCGGCCGGCCTGGCGGAGGCGCTGCGCCCGGGGGTCGACGGCTGGCTCGACGACGACCTCGCGCTCACCGGGGACTGGGGCTTCGACCTGGCCGAGATCGCGGTGCCGGTCCACCTGTGGCAGGGCCGCGAGGACCTGATGGTGCCGTACGCCCATGGCGAGTGGCTCGCCGCCCACGTGCCGGGGGTGACCGCCCACCTCGAGCCGGGGGAGGGCCACCTGTCGTTGCTGGCTGGCGCCTTCGGCCGCATGCTGGACGCGCTCGTCACCGCGCGTTGA
- a CDS encoding SDR family NAD(P)-dependent oxidoreductase → MSELTGKTALVTGGTSGIGRATAVILAARGARVVISGRNPERGAEVVEKITADGGAARFVAADLTSEDDVRRLAQEAGEVDILVNSAGAGAFGPSASFTTEQYNTLFDTNVRAIFLLTAALAPKMAERGGGSVINISSGSAVLGDDNNAIYVATKGAVNAITRAFAAEYGPANVRVNAVSPGPTYTSAPAMWLDRYIDLIPLRRVGQPEDVAEVIAFLAGPGGSYVNATVIPVDGGVTAVEPPKPPVQTTGWIQNG, encoded by the coding sequence ATGAGCGAGTTGACCGGCAAGACGGCCCTGGTCACCGGCGGCACCAGCGGCATCGGGCGGGCGACAGCCGTCATCCTGGCCGCGCGGGGCGCACGCGTGGTGATCTCCGGGCGCAACCCGGAGCGCGGGGCCGAGGTGGTCGAGAAGATCACGGCGGACGGCGGCGCGGCCCGTTTCGTCGCCGCGGACCTGACCAGCGAGGACGACGTGCGCCGGCTCGCCCAGGAGGCCGGCGAGGTGGACATCCTGGTGAACAGCGCCGGGGCCGGCGCCTTCGGTCCCAGCGCCAGCTTCACCACCGAGCAGTACAACACGCTGTTCGACACCAACGTCCGCGCGATCTTCCTGCTGACGGCCGCCCTGGCACCGAAGATGGCCGAGCGTGGCGGCGGCAGCGTGATCAACATCAGCAGCGGGTCCGCCGTCCTCGGCGACGACAACAACGCGATCTACGTCGCGACCAAGGGGGCGGTGAACGCCATCACCCGGGCCTTCGCCGCCGAGTACGGCCCGGCCAACGTGCGGGTCAACGCGGTCTCGCCCGGCCCGACCTACACCAGCGCTCCGGCGATGTGGCTGGACCGGTACATCGACCTCATCCCGCTGCGCCGTGTCGGCCAGCCGGAGGACGTCGCCGAGGTGATCGCGTTCCTCGCCGGCCCCGGCGGCTCGTACGTCAACGCGACCGTCATCCCGGTCGACGGCGGCGTGACCGCGGTCGAGCCGCCCAAGCCCCCGGTGCAGACGACCGGCTGGATCCAGAACGGATGA
- a CDS encoding TetR/AcrR family transcriptional regulator: MNIRKNAPVGRPRAFDADEALDRAMRVFWQNGYEGASLPDLLGAMGISRTSMYAAFGNKEDLFRKALVRYADGPASYGAEAVAEPTARQVATVFLHGAVRSATMPGYPTGCLSLRASLIGGEDGQVIRDLLAAWRDETSAMLQKRFQRAVDEGDLPAGTDPALLTRYVMTIGNGVAVQAAAGAPRDELQLITDAVLESWPPVLARPHGER, translated from the coding sequence GTGAACATCCGGAAGAACGCACCCGTCGGCCGGCCCCGGGCCTTCGACGCCGACGAGGCTCTCGACCGGGCGATGCGGGTGTTCTGGCAGAACGGCTACGAGGGCGCGAGCCTGCCCGACCTGCTCGGGGCCATGGGCATCAGCCGCACGAGCATGTACGCGGCGTTCGGCAACAAGGAGGACCTGTTCCGCAAGGCGCTGGTCCGCTACGCCGACGGCCCGGCGTCGTACGGCGCCGAGGCGGTGGCCGAGCCGACCGCCCGCCAGGTGGCAACGGTCTTCCTGCACGGTGCGGTCCGCAGCGCCACCATGCCGGGTTACCCGACCGGGTGCCTCAGCCTGCGGGCCTCCCTGATCGGCGGCGAGGACGGTCAGGTCATCCGGGACCTGCTGGCCGCGTGGCGCGACGAGACCAGCGCCATGCTGCAGAAGCGTTTCCAGCGGGCCGTCGACGAGGGTGACCTGCCCGCGGGGACCGACCCGGCGCTGCTGACCCGGTACGTCATGACGATCGGCAACGGCGTCGCGGTGCAGGCCGCCGCCGGCGCCCCGCGTGACGAACTCCAGCTGATCACCGATGCCGTCCTGGAGAGCTGGCCACCCGTGCTCGCCCGGCCGCACGGGGAACGCTGA
- a CDS encoding SMP-30/gluconolactonase/LRE family protein — MKIADGRLIVAGGATGKVFVYAAGTGALLHVFDSGVRTGLVNDVAIAPNGDAYVSDSFHPVLYRITAAQLAARTVHQTLRTAVDLRGTQVAYEDGINGNGLVVTADGRYVLLADTNSYALYRISTRTGAVTTVDLGGVDDIGPDGMLLRGGQLYSITSLDHPEGEISVLRLSGDYSRARVVRRINGAGMHMPSTAAFDGRDLLVVNFQWMVENPELPFTVVRVAV; from the coding sequence ATGAAGATCGCGGACGGCCGCCTGATCGTCGCGGGCGGCGCCACCGGCAAGGTCTTCGTCTACGCGGCCGGCACCGGTGCGCTGCTGCACGTCTTCGACTCGGGCGTGCGCACCGGACTGGTCAACGACGTCGCGATCGCGCCGAACGGGGACGCCTACGTCTCCGACTCGTTCCACCCGGTGCTCTACCGGATCACCGCGGCGCAGCTGGCCGCGCGGACCGTGCACCAGACGCTGCGGACGGCGGTCGACCTCCGGGGCACGCAGGTCGCGTACGAGGACGGCATCAACGGCAACGGGCTGGTCGTCACCGCGGACGGCCGCTACGTCCTGCTGGCCGACACCAACTCGTACGCGCTGTACCGGATCAGCACCCGGACCGGCGCCGTCACCACCGTCGACCTCGGCGGCGTCGACGACATCGGCCCGGACGGCATGCTGCTGCGCGGCGGCCAGCTGTACAGCATCACCAGCCTCGACCACCCCGAGGGCGAGATCAGCGTCCTGCGGCTGAGCGGCGACTACAGCCGGGCGAGGGTCGTCCGCCGGATCAACGGCGCGGGCATGCACATGCCCTCGACGGCCGCGTTCGACGGCCGGGACCTGCTGGTGGTCAACTTCCAGTGGATGGTGGAGAACCCGGAACTGCCGTTCACCGTGGTGCGGGTGGCCGTCTGA